In one window of Helianthus annuus cultivar XRQ/B chromosome 17, HanXRQr2.0-SUNRISE, whole genome shotgun sequence DNA:
- the LOC110926506 gene encoding serine/threonine-protein kinase PBS1: protein MGCFPCFESSQEDNNNFNHQKVGHEVHPSAPSNISRLSSGVDRMKTRNNVNNAASLRRESSGPPDAQIAAQTFTFRELAAATNNFRPDCFLGEGGFGCVYRGRLQSSGQVVAVKQLDRNGLQGNREFLVEVLMLSLLHHPNLVNLIGYCADGDQRLLVYEFMALGSLEDHLHDVPPDREPLDWNTRMKIAAGAAKGLEFLHDKANPPVIYRDFKSSNILLDEGFQPKLSDFGLAKLGPTGDKSHVSTRVMGTYGYCAPEYAMTGQLTVKSDVYSFGVVFLELITGRKAIDSTQPHGQQNLVTWARPLFNDRRKFTSLVDPRLEGRYPMRGLYQALAVASMCIQEQAAARPLIADVVTALSYLANQGYDPTTAPAHNIISSSSKERPKTARSSKNDEGGCSRWDLEGSDSPKETVKMLERERAVAEAKMWVEKRRQSG, encoded by the exons ATGGGTTGTTTTCCTTGCTTTGAATCCAGTCAAGAGGACAACAACAACTTCAATCACCAAAAAGTCGGCCATGAAGTCCACCCATCCGCCCCTTCCAATATTTCCAGATTATCTTCCG GGGTTGATAGGATGAAAACTAGAAACAATGTTAATAATGCTGCTAGCCTAAGGAGGGAGTCATCAGGGCCGCCGGATGCTCAAATCGCCGCACAAACCTTCACATTCCGCGAGCTTGCAGCCGCCACCAATAATTTTCGGCCTGATTGCTTCTTAGGGGAGGGTGGTTTTGGTTGTGTATATAGAGGACGTCTTCAGAGTAGTGGTCAA GTTGTAGCTGTTAAACAGCTGGATAGAAATGGACTCCAAGGTAACCGTGAGTTTCTTGTTGAAGTTCTTATGCTCAGCCTTTTACATCATCCAAACTTGGTCAATTTGATTGGCTACTGCGCTGACGGTGACCAACGACTTCTTGTCTATGAGTTTATGGCCTTGGGTTCCTTGGAAGATCACCTTCATG ATGTTCCGCCTGACAGAGAACCATTAGATTGGAACACAAGAATGAAGATAGCGGCTGGTGCAGCCAAGGGGTTGGAGTTTCTTCATGATAAAGCTAACCCACCAGTTATTTATAGggacttcaaatcatcaaacatTTTGCTGGATGAGGGATTTCAACCAAAGCTGTCCGACTTCGGGCTCGCGAAACTGGGCCCTACTGGAGACAAGTCTCATGTTTCCACACGGGTGATGGGTACATACGGTTACTGTGCTCCTGAGTATGCCATGACTGGTCAGTTAACGGTCAAATCCGATGTGTACAGCTTTGGTGTCGTCTTTTTAGAGCTTATTACCGGTAGAAAAGCCATAGATAGCACTCAACCACATGGACAGCAGAACCTGGTGACATGg GCACGACCTTTGTTCAACGACAGAAGGAAATTCACATCGTTGGTGGACCCACGGTTAGAAGGTCGGTACCCAATGCGGGGGCTGTACCAGGCGCTAGCAGTGGCATCCATGTGTATTCAAGAACAGGCTGCAGCGCGGCCTTTGATTGCGGACGTGGTAACTGCGCTATCTTATCTTGCAAACCAGGGGTACGATCCGACCACAGCTCCAGCTCATAACatcatcagcagcagcagcaaagaGAGACCTAAAACCGCAAGGTCTTCAAAAAACGATGAAGGGGGTTGCAGCAGATGGGATTTGGAAGGATCGGATTCTCCCAAAGAAACTGTAAAGATGCTTGAGAGAGAAAGGGCTGTTGCAGAAGCAAAAATGTGGGTTGAAAAAAGAAGACAGAGTGGGTAG